TCTTTGGCAAAAAGAGGCACTGTATTCCCACAAATAATATTGGCAATTTCACAAAGTGCACCCTCTTTCTCTTCTTTGGATGCAGCGTCAACGCCAAGCATGTTTGCGGCTATGGCCTCTATCAAATGTCCGGAAGCATCAATGACCATACCGCCTTTGGCTGCTCCATCAAAATGAACTACCGATCTTGAAGTACCGTCAGGCTTGTCCAGAGAATCACCATCCTCCAGTTCCCATTCTTCCAGAGGGAACATATAGCATGTAATTTCAAAGGTGTTCACTGCAATTTGGTGGATTTTATCCGAATAAGTAGTACTCATTATTTTCCCCGTATAGGTTGGAAATTTTTGCTTCTAAAGCATCCCTGTTTAATGGTTTTTGAATATACCCGTGGCCCAAAAATGTCACCATATTCCGCAGATGCTCATCACTCAGGGCAGTGATAACGATGACGGGTATATTTCTATATTTCGAATGATTGTGAAGGATATTTATCATTTCCTTGCCATTCATTACCGGCATATCAATACCGGTTATAATTAAATCAATTGGGAACCTAGTCAGCTTGTCAATGGCTTCAATTCCATGCTCAGCTTCGTAGATGGCATGAATATCAGTTTCAATTCTATTCAGCATCACCATCGTATTAATTCGCTCGGCTGGGTTAGCCTCAACCACTAATATGTTTTTAAAAGAATGTTCCATTACGGCGTTACCAATTTTTTAATGCTTACAGATAACTATTAATTACTAACTGCGAGCCTGTTTCTGATATAGTTATCGAATCTTTCTTTAATAACTTTAGCATTTTGTCTCGTAAAGCTTCTACCGAAAATGGCTTGTGTAAAAAGTCTGAGCTTAGATCAGACACAATATCTACACGGGGTCCATTGCTCTCTGCAGATACAGTAAGTATTGGCATACGCTTAATACTCGGGTTTAGCTTTATGTGAGCCAACACCTCGGATCCTGTCATCACAGGCATGTTTAAATCCAGAATGACTAAACTGAATGTGTTCTTTTCAATTTTTCTTAAAGCCTCTTTTCCATTTTCAGCTTCTTCAATTTCGCCTATGTCAAAGTCACAAAGGTTTATGGCTCGTTTTATGACCATCCGCATCACGGGGCAATCATCTACAATCAGGATATTTATTTTCATATCAACTCTCCTATACTGTTGCTGTTTGTCTGTAGGATCCGCTAAGCTGTACACCTTCTGGGCGGTTTGCCTTATTTATAGGTTGCTTATTGATCTCTACCAATCCATCGGCTATGGAAAGTGTCATAGTTCTTGAAATAGCCCCTCCCACAGATTGATTAGCGATGATAAACCCATTTTTCCAGAGCAACTTTCTTAAAACGGTAAAATTTCTCTTCCCAATTTTGAAATAGTCCTCCTCTTCGTTCTTCTTCATACTTGACCCGCCGGCTACCGTTATTTCAAGATTCTTCTTTTGGGCGCCGAGGTTATACACCTCATTAAGAAGTAACGCCAAACCAGTATCCACATACATTGCCGGTTTTGTTTTAGCTTTCTCCGGATCTGCTTTTGCCAGGGGCAACATCACGTGTACCATACCCCCTACCCGGGCTACAGGATCATAAGCGGTAATTCCGAGACAACTCCCAAGTGCATAGGTAATTATTACTTCACCCACGTTCTCTGAAACCTTTAAGTCGCTAACGCCAACTACTTTTCTCATTTAGTGCTCATATTTTTTGGTACACAGCCGGGGCCATGTTCTTGAAACCTTTGTTGTTTGAGGAAACACTTTCTGAATGTCCTAAGAATAGATAACCGCCTGGCTCCAGTTGGTCGTAAAATTTATCCACTACCTTTTGCTGGGTCTCACGGTTAAAATAGATCATAACATTCCTACACATGATCACTTGAAAGTTTCCTTTCAATGGCCAGTCAGCAAGTAGATTTAACCGGCCATAGGTGATCATATTCATAACCTCAGGCGATACCTGATACTGATCCCTTTCTATTTCTCCGAAATACTTTTCTTGAAGCCTATTCGGAATATCATTCATCCGCGAGCCTGGATATACACCATTTTTTGCAATATGAAGCACTTCCTGCGAAAGATCGGTAGCTAGTATTTTTGCAGAAGACCATGGTGACTTATGCTTCGCTTCTAACATCGTTATTGCTGTAGTTATGGGTTCTTCACCACTTGAACAGCCAGCAGACCACCACTTTATATTGCGACCTGCCATTTTAGGCATGACCACTTTATTGATAAAATCAAAATGCTGTGATTCTCTAAAAAAGCTGGTTTTATTCGTGGTCAAAACATCCACAAAAGAAAGAAACTCAGCTCCT
The window above is part of the Balneola sp. genome. Proteins encoded here:
- a CDS encoding two-component system response regulator, producing MKINILIVDDCPVMRMVIKRAINLCDFDIGEIEEAENGKEALRKIEKNTFSLVILDLNMPVMTGSEVLAHIKLNPSIKRMPILTVSAESNGPRVDIVSDLSSDFLHKPFSVEALRDKMLKLLKKDSITISETGSQLVINSYL
- a CDS encoding chemotaxis protein CheD, translating into MRKVVGVSDLKVSENVGEVIITYALGSCLGITAYDPVARVGGMVHVMLPLAKADPEKAKTKPAMYVDTGLALLLNEVYNLGAQKKNLEITVAGGSSMKKNEEEDYFKIGKRNFTVLRKLLWKNGFIIANQSVGGAISRTMTLSIADGLVEINKQPINKANRPEGVQLSGSYRQTATV
- a CDS encoding chemotaxis protein CheR, coding for MKAFAQLSNSVSTPKLTMADFHRVQEIIYDYCGISINEGKEALVQSRLMRRMRKLGIGNFSQYLDFIQRPESGAEFLSFVDVLTTNKTSFFRESQHFDFINKVVMPKMAGRNIKWWSAGCSSGEEPITTAITMLEAKHKSPWSSAKILATDLSQEVLHIAKNGVYPGSRMNDIPNRLQEKYFGEIERDQYQVSPEVMNMITYGRLNLLADWPLKGNFQVIMCRNVMIYFNRETQQKVVDKFYDQLEPGGYLFLGHSESVSSNNKGFKNMAPAVYQKI